The following coding sequences are from one Prochlorococcus sp. MIT 1314 window:
- the purU gene encoding formyltetrahydrofolate deformylase: MEHPSIILKIVCPDRPGLVSLLTSWISNYGGNIKHSDHHTDQDAGLFLSRIEWNSKNASFNRDEIYKEFEKISDEVNGKFNVNYSDEIPNVAIFVSKQNHCLIDLLWRVRNGELKMKVPLIISNHSDLENIANDFNAKFVHIDTFNIDKSIVEDQFLSLLKEYAIDLVVLAKYMQILSDSFLKKFSSIINIHHSFLPAFKGGQPYHRAWKRGVKLIGATAHYVTEDLDEGPIIEQCTVNVSHRDEVDDLIRKGRDIERIALARAVRLHLNHQVFVYNKKTAVFD; this comes from the coding sequence TTGGAACATCCTTCAATTATATTAAAAATTGTTTGCCCCGATCGTCCTGGCCTTGTAAGTTTACTTACAAGTTGGATTTCAAATTACGGCGGTAACATAAAACATTCTGATCATCATACAGATCAAGACGCAGGTTTATTTCTTAGTCGAATTGAATGGAATAGTAAAAATGCATCTTTTAATAGAGACGAAATTTATAAAGAATTTGAAAAAATTTCAGATGAAGTAAATGGAAAATTTAACGTAAATTATTCTGATGAAATTCCAAATGTTGCTATTTTCGTGAGCAAACAAAATCATTGTTTGATTGATTTACTTTGGCGAGTAAGAAATGGTGAACTCAAAATGAAAGTGCCATTAATAATTTCAAATCATTCTGATCTTGAAAATATTGCAAATGACTTTAATGCAAAATTTGTACATATTGATACCTTTAATATTGATAAATCTATTGTTGAAGATCAATTTTTAAGTTTACTAAAAGAATATGCAATTGATCTTGTTGTATTAGCCAAATATATGCAAATTTTAAGTGACTCTTTTTTAAAAAAGTTTTCTTCAATAATCAATATTCATCATTCTTTCTTACCTGCATTTAAGGGCGGGCAACCATATCATCGAGCATGGAAGAGAGGTGTTAAATTAATCGGTGCTACAGCTCACTATGTTACTGAAGATCTTGATGAAGGTCCGATAATAGAGCAATGCACAGTTAATGTAAGTCATAGGGATGAAGTTGATGACTTGATTAGAAAAGGAAGAGATATTGAAAGAATAGCTCTAGCAAGAGCGGTTAGATTACACCTAAATCATCAAGTATTTGTTTATAACAAAAAAACTGCTGTTTTTGATTGA
- a CDS encoding FAD-dependent oxidoreductase translates to MKGLKENFQKAHILVIGSGIIGKFNALELSELGFQITMIDPTQDKNSSNAALGLLMGNMYQKRKGRSWYLRQQSIELWPKWLKHLQEFNKALNIEKPLIQLTTNEETFKKLEKFVNETNDQNLKILEKDSIIIENINKAFQTRNIKGIVSNKDGRINAQNLLKTLDTYLKNKKVNFLKDKIIKIRKSNKHWIATSKTKKEIKSDVIILCNSLNTIDLIDNLSHNIKLKPVLGQAIEVSVNDAEVDLLSLPKQFNINGKNIIPISKNKIIIGSTDEYSTKPEENIFGKLTNFVEKKPTWLIKGKIIKQWSGIRSRPDGEPSPIMKNLGDGLIICTGFYKNGILLAPACSKWVSNEIKNFFS, encoded by the coding sequence ATGAAAGGCTTAAAAGAAAATTTTCAAAAAGCACACATACTTGTCATTGGATCAGGAATTATAGGAAAATTTAACGCTTTAGAATTATCAGAATTGGGTTTTCAGATAACTATGATAGATCCAACTCAAGATAAAAATAGTAGCAATGCAGCATTAGGATTACTAATGGGAAATATGTATCAAAAAAGGAAAGGTAGAAGTTGGTATCTAAGGCAACAAAGCATAGAATTATGGCCAAAATGGTTAAAACACCTGCAAGAATTTAATAAAGCATTAAATATTGAAAAGCCATTAATTCAACTAACTACAAATGAAGAAACGTTTAAAAAATTAGAGAAATTTGTTAATGAAACTAACGATCAAAACTTAAAAATTTTAGAAAAAGACTCAATTATTATTGAAAATATAAATAAAGCTTTTCAAACAAGAAATATAAAAGGGATTGTCTCAAACAAAGATGGAAGAATAAATGCTCAAAATTTACTGAAGACATTAGATACCTATCTAAAAAATAAAAAAGTAAATTTCTTAAAAGACAAAATAATAAAAATTAGAAAATCAAACAAGCATTGGATTGCTACATCTAAAACAAAAAAAGAGATCAAGTCTGACGTAATTATTTTATGTAATTCTCTCAATACAATTGATTTGATAGATAACCTATCTCACAACATCAAATTAAAACCCGTATTGGGACAAGCTATAGAAGTTAGTGTCAATGATGCAGAAGTTGATTTATTATCACTTCCAAAACAGTTCAATATTAATGGCAAAAATATAATTCCCATATCAAAAAATAAAATTATTATTGGTTCAACTGACGAATACAGTACTAAACCAGAAGAAAATATATTCGGGAAACTCACAAATTTTGTTGAAAAAAAACCAACTTGGCTTATCAAAGGAAAAATTATAAAACAATGGTCTGGAATAAGGTCAAGACCAGATGGTGAACCATCTCCAATAATGAAAAATTTGGGAGATGGACTGATTATATGTACAGGTTTTTATAAAAATGGTATTTTACTTGCGCCAGCTTGTTCTAAATGGGTTTCTAATGAAATTAAAAATTTCTTTTCCTAA
- the rpsF gene encoding 30S ribosomal protein S6 encodes MNDQQSYYETMYILRPDIAEDEVTNHIDKYNKLLEEFGGTILDSQMRGKRRLAYPITKHREGIYVQLSHQGDGQHIFKIEKAMRLSEDVIRYMTVKQEGPLPTPRPSTKSSTQTEDKENPETKVESKEKQPVVSTDTSTSEKDDTETKKDAET; translated from the coding sequence ATGAACGATCAACAATCTTATTACGAAACCATGTACATCCTCCGTCCAGATATTGCGGAAGATGAAGTAACTAATCACATTGATAAATACAATAAGCTTTTAGAAGAATTTGGCGGCACTATCCTCGATAGTCAAATGAGGGGTAAAAGAAGATTAGCCTATCCAATAACAAAACATAGAGAAGGTATTTACGTCCAACTAAGTCATCAAGGAGATGGACAACATATTTTCAAAATTGAAAAAGCAATGAGACTTAGTGAAGATGTTATAAGATATATGACCGTTAAACAAGAAGGACCTTTGCCAACTCCAAGACCCTCTACTAAGAGTTCAACTCAAACAGAAGATAAAGAAAATCCAGAAACTAAAGTTGAATCTAAAGAAAAACAACCAGTAGTAAGCACAGATACTTCAACTTCAGAAAAAGATGATACTGAAACCAAAAAAGATGCAGAAACTTAA
- the dnaK gene encoding molecular chaperone DnaK, with translation MGKVVGIDLGTTNSCVAVMEGGKPTVIANAEGFRTTPSVVAYTKNQDQLVGQIAKRQAVMNPENTFYSAKRFVGRRVDEVNEESKEVSYSVEKSGSSVKLKCPILDKQFSPEEVSSQVLRKLADDAGKYLGEKVTQAVITVPAYFNDSQRQATKDAGKIAGLEVLRIVNEPTAAALAYGLDKENEKILVFDLGGGTFDVSVIEAGDGVTEVLSTSGDTHLGGDDFDRCIVDHLASTFKTNEGIDLRQDKQALQRLTEAAEKAKIELSNATQSEINLPFITATPEGPKHLDLNLTRAKFEELAASLIDRCKTPVERAISDAKISTSEIDEVVMVGGSSRIPAILDLVKKIIGKEPNQTVNPDEVVAVGAAIQGGVLAGEVKDILLLDVTPLSLGVETLGGVMTKMINRNTTVPTKKSETYSTAVDGQTNVEIHVLQGEREMASDNKSLGTFRLDGIPSAPRGVPQIEVTFDIDANGILSVTAKDKGSGKEQSISITGASTLSDNEVEKMVKDAESNASADKEKREKIDLKNQAETLVYQTEKQLGELGDKIDAEAKSKVEEKSNALKEATSKEDYESMKKLLEELQQELYAVGSSVYQQPGNQPPTPGSASGPDQTESSDKGGDDVIDADFTESKD, from the coding sequence ATGGGGAAGGTTGTAGGAATCGATTTAGGAACAACTAATAGTTGTGTCGCTGTAATGGAAGGTGGTAAACCTACTGTAATAGCAAATGCTGAGGGTTTCAGAACTACTCCATCAGTTGTTGCATATACAAAAAATCAAGATCAGCTCGTTGGACAGATTGCGAAAAGACAAGCTGTTATGAACCCTGAAAACACTTTTTATTCTGCAAAGCGTTTTGTTGGTAGAAGAGTTGATGAGGTAAATGAAGAATCTAAAGAAGTTAGTTATTCTGTTGAAAAATCTGGTTCTAGTGTCAAATTAAAGTGTCCTATTTTGGATAAGCAGTTTTCCCCTGAAGAGGTAAGTTCTCAAGTTTTAAGAAAGTTAGCGGATGATGCAGGTAAATATCTTGGTGAAAAAGTGACACAAGCTGTAATTACTGTTCCAGCTTATTTTAATGACTCTCAGCGACAGGCAACAAAAGATGCAGGGAAGATTGCAGGTTTAGAAGTTCTTAGAATCGTCAATGAGCCAACCGCTGCAGCTTTAGCATATGGTTTGGATAAAGAAAATGAAAAAATTCTTGTATTTGATCTTGGTGGAGGAACATTTGACGTCTCAGTTATTGAAGCTGGTGATGGGGTAACTGAAGTTTTATCTACATCGGGAGATACACATTTAGGTGGTGACGATTTTGATAGGTGTATCGTAGATCATTTAGCAAGTACTTTTAAAACAAATGAGGGAATTGACCTTAGACAAGATAAGCAGGCTTTACAACGACTTACTGAAGCAGCAGAAAAAGCAAAAATTGAGCTTTCAAATGCTACGCAAAGTGAAATAAATTTGCCGTTTATCACAGCGACACCTGAAGGTCCAAAACATTTGGATTTGAATCTAACTCGAGCAAAATTTGAGGAATTAGCCGCTTCTTTAATTGATAGGTGTAAAACCCCAGTTGAGAGAGCTATAAGTGATGCAAAAATTTCTACTAGTGAAATTGATGAGGTTGTAATGGTTGGAGGATCATCCAGGATACCTGCAATTTTAGATTTAGTAAAAAAAATAATAGGTAAGGAACCAAATCAAACTGTTAATCCTGATGAAGTAGTTGCTGTAGGAGCAGCTATTCAAGGAGGAGTTTTAGCAGGTGAAGTTAAAGATATATTGTTGCTTGATGTTACTCCGCTTTCTTTAGGTGTTGAAACTTTAGGTGGGGTTATGACAAAAATGATAAATAGAAATACTACAGTTCCTACGAAGAAATCTGAGACATATTCAACTGCTGTTGACGGCCAAACAAATGTAGAAATACATGTACTACAGGGTGAAAGAGAAATGGCATCTGATAACAAAAGTTTAGGAACTTTTAGATTAGATGGTATTCCATCAGCACCAAGGGGTGTTCCTCAAATTGAAGTGACATTCGATATCGATGCTAACGGTATTCTTAGTGTTACGGCTAAAGATAAAGGGAGTGGTAAAGAGCAAAGTATTTCTATCACTGGGGCCTCTACTTTATCTGATAACGAGGTTGAAAAAATGGTTAAAGATGCAGAATCTAATGCATCAGCAGATAAAGAAAAAAGAGAAAAAATTGATTTAAAGAACCAAGCTGAAACACTCGTGTATCAGACAGAAAAGCAACTTGGTGAGCTGGGAGATAAAATTGATGCAGAAGCAAAGTCTAAGGTTGAAGAAAAAAGCAATGCTCTAAAAGAGGCAACCTCAAAAGAGGACTATGAATCAATGAAAAAACTCCTTGAAGAGCTTCAACAAGAACTATATGCAGTCGGTTCATCTGTTTATCAGCAGCCAGGTAATCAGCCTCCAACACCTGGTTCAGCGAGCGGTCCTGATCAGACTGAATCAAGTGATAAAGGTGGAGATGATGTAATTGATGCAGACTTTACCGAATCAAAAGATTAG
- the mraY gene encoding phospho-N-acetylmuramoyl-pentapeptide-transferase, translated as MIGKINAFNFKSLFILNTLALIVTSYLFNSFIFVGVYTLFFFISLLITKNGLKIIQNWSLFQNIRTNGPVNHFKKSNTPTMGGIFIVVPFLILLLIININSDSPKLFLLLLTVFGFFITGFLDDYLSIKNKENTGLKSKEKFILQSIISIIFLFLAYEKDLISPFITVSDSWGINMNIFIFPISFLVLVGLSNSVNLTDGLDGLAAGCSGIVFYGLGTEILMKQQKELIVFSILCYSMSGICLGFLKYNSYPAKIFMGDTGSLTIGAILGSIALLTNSVFTLSIFSGIFIIESLSVMIQVGFFKITKKLFHNGKRIFLMAPIHHHFELLGVKEQKIVENFWKINILLVILGIVLKINL; from the coding sequence ATGATTGGGAAGATTAACGCGTTTAACTTTAAATCATTATTTATACTTAATACTCTAGCTTTAATAGTTACCTCTTATTTGTTTAATAGTTTTATTTTTGTAGGAGTCTATACATTATTTTTTTTTATTTCCTTACTTATAACAAAGAATGGTTTAAAAATAATCCAAAATTGGAGTTTATTTCAAAACATTAGAACTAACGGACCTGTAAATCACTTCAAAAAAAGTAATACCCCTACAATGGGCGGAATTTTTATAGTAGTCCCTTTTTTAATTTTGCTTTTAATCATAAATATAAATTCTGATTCACCAAAATTATTTCTTTTATTACTTACTGTTTTTGGTTTCTTCATTACAGGTTTTTTAGATGATTATTTGAGCATTAAAAACAAAGAAAATACTGGATTGAAATCAAAAGAAAAATTTATCCTACAAAGTATCATCTCAATAATTTTTTTATTTTTAGCCTACGAAAAAGATTTAATAAGTCCATTTATTACAGTGTCTGACTCGTGGGGAATAAATATGAATATTTTCATATTTCCTATTTCTTTTTTAGTATTAGTTGGCCTAAGTAATTCAGTAAATTTGACTGATGGGCTAGATGGATTAGCAGCTGGATGTAGTGGAATTGTCTTTTATGGATTGGGAACAGAAATATTAATGAAACAACAGAAAGAACTTATTGTTTTTAGCATCTTATGCTATTCAATGTCTGGCATATGTTTAGGATTTCTCAAATATAATAGTTATCCTGCAAAAATATTTATGGGTGATACAGGATCTTTAACTATTGGAGCAATTCTGGGTTCTATAGCGTTATTGACCAATAGCGTTTTTACCTTATCTATTTTCTCAGGCATCTTCATTATTGAATCTTTATCAGTAATGATTCAAGTAGGGTTTTTTAAAATTACAAAAAAATTATTTCACAATGGGAAACGCATATTTTTAATGGCACCAATACACCATCATTTTGAACTCCTAGGAGTGAAAGAACAAAAAATAGTTGAAAATTTTTGGAAAATTAACATATTACTAGTGATTTTAGGTATAGTTTTAAAAATTAATCTATAA
- a CDS encoding DUF3134 family protein — MDSNKLKIRLDDISEVNPALTCYHRDDPAPVLPLRDEPDLLSWLEDTGRLIAEKEGDSQEISTIEEEELSALMGEKEDYKTEDDPSLEDDWED; from the coding sequence ATGGACTCAAATAAACTAAAAATTAGGTTAGACGATATTTCTGAAGTTAATCCAGCTTTAACTTGTTATCACAGAGATGATCCAGCTCCAGTTTTGCCATTAAGAGATGAGCCAGATCTATTATCTTGGCTTGAAGATACAGGAAGGCTTATTGCTGAAAAAGAGGGAGATTCTCAAGAGATTAGCACAATAGAAGAAGAAGAACTATCAGCTCTTATGGGAGAAAAAGAAGATTATAAAACTGAAGATGATCCTTCTTTAGAAGATGATTGGGAAGATTAA
- a CDS encoding argininosuccinate synthase, which yields MQQVKKVVLAYSGGVDTSVCIPYLKNEYGISEVVTFVADLGQGEDLELIRQKALNSGASKSIVGNLVNSFVEKYAFPAIRANALYLDKYPLSTALARPLIAENLVNIAREINADAVAHGCTGKGNDQVRFDLAINALGPDLKIITPAREWNMSREEAIVYGEKFGIPAPVSKKSPYSIDVNLLGRSIEAGILEDPMQEAPEDIFTMTSSIDNSPDSPQDIEIVFKNGFPVGINDEFLTPVEIIQKANDLSGAHGFGRIDMIEDRVVGIKSREIYETPGLLLLIKAHKELESITLNPDVVDFKGIVEKKWGQLVYQGFWFGPLKDSLEAFISSTQTSVNGRVKIRLHKGNAIVIGRTSENNSLYREDLATYTKDDVFNHSLAEGFIYMWGMSNKIWAELNSKTKN from the coding sequence ATGCAGCAGGTAAAAAAAGTTGTACTAGCTTATTCTGGTGGCGTTGATACTAGCGTATGTATTCCATATTTAAAGAATGAATATGGAATTTCAGAAGTGGTTACTTTTGTAGCAGATCTTGGACAAGGGGAGGATTTAGAACTCATAAGGCAAAAAGCTTTAAATTCTGGTGCATCTAAATCAATTGTTGGAAATTTAGTTAATAGTTTTGTTGAGAAATATGCTTTTCCAGCCATTAGAGCAAACGCATTATATCTAGATAAATATCCTTTATCTACTGCTCTTGCAAGGCCTTTAATTGCTGAAAATCTTGTGAATATTGCTAGAGAGATTAATGCTGATGCTGTAGCTCATGGATGTACTGGTAAAGGGAATGATCAAGTTCGATTTGATTTAGCAATAAATGCTTTAGGTCCTGATTTGAAAATAATTACTCCCGCTAGGGAGTGGAATATGAGTAGGGAAGAGGCAATAGTATATGGAGAAAAATTTGGCATTCCTGCACCAGTATCAAAAAAGTCACCATATTCGATAGACGTTAACTTACTTGGTAGGAGTATTGAAGCGGGCATATTAGAAGACCCAATGCAAGAAGCACCTGAAGATATATTTACAATGACATCATCAATTGATAATTCACCTGATTCTCCTCAAGATATAGAAATTGTTTTTAAAAATGGATTTCCAGTTGGAATTAATGATGAATTTTTAACTCCAGTAGAGATTATTCAAAAAGCTAATGATCTTTCAGGTGCGCATGGTTTTGGAAGAATAGATATGATTGAAGATCGAGTAGTAGGAATTAAAAGTAGAGAGATTTACGAAACGCCAGGTCTTTTGCTTTTAATAAAAGCTCATAAAGAATTAGAGAGCATTACATTAAACCCAGATGTTGTGGATTTTAAAGGAATAGTAGAAAAAAAATGGGGTCAACTAGTCTATCAAGGTTTTTGGTTTGGACCTCTTAAAGATAGTTTAGAGGCATTTATTTCGTCGACTCAAACTTCAGTTAATGGAAGAGTAAAGATTAGACTTCATAAGGGGAATGCAATAGTAATTGGGAGAACTTCGGAAAATAATTCACTTTATAGGGAAGATTTGGCAACTTATACCAAAGACGATGTTTTTAATCATTCTTTAGCAGAGGGTTTTATTTATATGTGGGGTATGTCAAATAAAATATGGGCTGAGTTAAATTCAAAAACAAAAAATTAA
- a CDS encoding glycosyltransferase — protein sequence MRFKFLHLHLHGLIRSQNLELGRDADTGGQTKYVLELVKSLANTSDVDQVDLVTRLINDPKVDNDYAKEEEFVEPGVRILRFKFGPNQYLRKELLWSYLDELTENLISYYRKNNKPHFIHAHYADAGYVGVKLSKTLNVPLIFTGHSLGREKQRKLLDTGLKTNQIEKFYSISKRIEAEEKALKSADIVVTSTKQESVYQYSQYFSFSPHKARVIPPGVDHNEFHHIHSTTETAEIDNMMNPFLKDLTKPPLLTIARAVRRKNIPSLIEAYGRSEKLKRKTNLILILGCRDSTSKLDSQQKDVFHNIFEMIDKYNLYGKVAYPKKHLSSQIPALYRWAASRGGIFVNPALTEPFGLTLLEASSCGLPIISTDDGGPKEIRSKCDNGLLVDVTDINKLKVTLEKGIANNAQWKLWSRNGIEGVNRHFSWNTHVCNYLSILKEEFLRSNNDSSSGIRQSCLNGSSSLIKPH from the coding sequence ATGAGGTTTAAATTTTTACATTTACATTTACATGGTTTGATACGCTCTCAAAATCTTGAATTAGGTAGAGATGCAGATACTGGAGGGCAAACAAAATATGTTTTAGAGTTAGTAAAAAGTTTGGCAAATACTTCTGATGTTGATCAAGTAGATTTAGTGACTCGTTTGATTAATGACCCGAAAGTAGATAATGACTATGCAAAAGAAGAAGAATTTGTTGAACCTGGAGTTAGAATTTTAAGATTTAAATTTGGACCTAATCAATATTTAAGAAAGGAATTGCTTTGGTCTTACTTAGATGAATTGACTGAAAACCTTATTTCTTACTATAGAAAAAATAATAAGCCCCATTTTATCCATGCGCATTATGCAGATGCTGGATATGTAGGCGTTAAACTAAGTAAAACCTTAAATGTTCCTCTCATTTTTACTGGGCATTCTTTAGGAAGAGAAAAACAAAGAAAATTGCTTGATACTGGTTTAAAAACTAATCAAATAGAAAAGTTTTATTCAATAAGTAAAAGAATTGAGGCTGAAGAAAAAGCGTTAAAATCTGCAGATATCGTTGTAACAAGTACTAAACAAGAGTCCGTTTATCAATATTCCCAATATTTTTCTTTTTCACCTCACAAAGCCAGAGTGATACCGCCTGGCGTTGATCATAATGAGTTTCACCATATTCATTCCACAACAGAGACAGCTGAAATTGATAATATGATGAATCCTTTTTTAAAGGATTTAACAAAACCTCCATTATTGACTATTGCTAGAGCCGTACGAAGAAAAAACATTCCTTCTTTGATTGAGGCATATGGAAGATCTGAGAAATTAAAAAGAAAAACTAACTTAATTTTGATCTTAGGTTGTAGAGATAGTACTTCAAAACTTGATTCCCAACAAAAAGATGTTTTCCATAATATTTTTGAAATGATAGATAAATATAATTTATATGGAAAGGTGGCTTATCCAAAAAAGCATCTTTCAAGTCAGATACCTGCTTTATATAGATGGGCTGCTAGTAGAGGGGGTATTTTTGTAAACCCTGCTTTAACAGAACCTTTTGGTTTAACCCTGCTTGAAGCTTCATCATGTGGATTGCCAATAATATCAACAGATGATGGAGGACCTAAAGAAATTCGCTCAAAATGTGACAATGGACTGCTAGTAGATGTTACTGATATTAATAAGTTGAAAGTTACTCTTGAAAAAGGAATTGCTAATAATGCTCAATGGAAATTATGGAGCAGAAATGGAATTGAAGGTGTTAACAGGCACTTTAGTTGGAATACTCATGTCTGTAATTATTTATCAATACTTAAAGAAGAGTTTTTACGATCTAACAATGATTCTTCATCAGGAATTAGACAGAGTTGTTTAAATGGAAGTTCTTCACTTATAAAACCCCATTGA
- a CDS encoding shikimate dehydrogenase — translation MISSKTSFIALIGNPVSHSLSPIMQNAALQYLGLDLIYIAIPCKDEDLELVLNSLKKINCKGLNITIPHKEKVFNLCSEISPIASKLKAINTLKLNSEKEWSATNTDVEGFIYPLKTLNLTKKQSIVLGSGGAARSVIQGLINLNLSKISVVSRNKSSLNELIKNFENQIELQGLSNNDNHAQNLIEDADLIVNTTPVGMKTTKHEMNVLPYGESFWRSLNSKTIVYDLIYNPAPTHLLKFSANKGCMTIDGLQMLIAQGLKSLSFWTNGLEVPFHIMNDALKNYL, via the coding sequence ATGATTTCAAGTAAGACATCTTTTATTGCATTAATCGGCAATCCAGTAAGCCATTCCTTATCACCGATTATGCAAAATGCTGCCCTTCAATATTTAGGCCTAGATTTAATTTATATTGCTATACCTTGTAAAGATGAAGATCTAGAATTAGTTCTGAATTCTTTGAAAAAAATTAATTGCAAAGGTTTAAATATAACAATTCCCCATAAAGAAAAAGTATTTAACCTCTGTAGTGAAATTTCCCCTATTGCAAGCAAACTGAAAGCAATTAATACTCTAAAATTAAATTCTGAAAAAGAATGGAGCGCAACTAATACTGATGTAGAAGGATTTATTTATCCGTTAAAAACATTAAACTTAACAAAAAAGCAATCGATTGTTCTTGGCTCCGGTGGCGCAGCAAGATCTGTTATTCAAGGATTAATAAATTTAAATCTTTCAAAAATTTCCGTAGTATCACGGAACAAATCATCACTAAATGAATTAATAAAAAATTTTGAAAATCAAATAGAACTTCAGGGTTTATCAAATAATGATAATCACGCTCAAAATTTAATTGAAGATGCAGATTTAATTGTAAATACAACACCAGTAGGAATGAAAACAACTAAACATGAAATGAATGTATTGCCATATGGGGAGTCTTTTTGGAGATCTCTTAACTCAAAAACAATTGTTTATGATTTAATCTACAATCCTGCTCCAACTCATCTATTGAAATTTAGCGCCAACAAAGGATGCATGACTATCGATGGTTTGCAAATGCTTATTGCTCAGGGATTGAAATCATTATCATTTTGGACAAATGGATTAGAAGTACCTTTTCATATTATGAATGACGCACTCAAAAATTATCTTTAA